Proteins encoded within one genomic window of Sphingomonas sp. NBWT7:
- a CDS encoding dihydroorotase family protein, producing the protein MNGALHFRNARIVCPVGGEREGDLFVANGRIVDQASDVTIVECRGKLLLPAIVDLGVAAIDRAAFRAGGIVRVGLMPDQRPVLDEPGIVQRSALIGRPDLWIHPIAAATRGLAGTDLAEMAICASAGARAVGTGRRWIADTGVMARVLAYARDLDLTVITHAEDAGLVGDAVVTAGETATRLGLPAAPALAEPLAISRDLMLAEEADARLHLRQVTTAAGFDLVRAAKRRGVRVTCGITPAHLLLSDNAMSDFRSFAHLSPPLRNDADRHAALAALADGTIDVLCSGHDPRGPEEKRLPFADAGVGAAGATTLLPLALGLVRDERISPAELATLLSRNPAAVLGLDAGTLAPGYEADLMLVDPDAPWQIDADTLPGLAGNTPFDGLPVQGRVLRLFKGGRELL; encoded by the coding sequence ATGAACGGCGCGCTGCACTTTCGCAATGCGCGCATCGTCTGCCCAGTCGGGGGCGAGCGCGAGGGTGACCTGTTTGTCGCAAACGGCCGCATTGTCGACCAGGCGTCGGATGTCACGATTGTCGAGTGCCGCGGCAAGCTACTACTGCCGGCGATCGTCGATCTCGGGGTCGCCGCGATCGATCGCGCCGCGTTTCGCGCCGGTGGGATCGTGCGCGTCGGGCTGATGCCCGATCAGAGACCCGTCCTCGACGAACCCGGCATCGTGCAGCGATCGGCGCTGATCGGCCGGCCCGATCTGTGGATCCACCCGATCGCGGCGGCGACGCGCGGCCTCGCGGGTACCGATCTTGCCGAAATGGCGATCTGCGCCTCGGCGGGTGCGCGCGCCGTCGGCACCGGGCGGCGCTGGATCGCCGACACCGGCGTGATGGCGCGCGTACTCGCCTACGCCCGCGATCTCGATCTTACCGTCATAACCCATGCCGAGGATGCCGGGCTGGTCGGCGACGCCGTCGTCACCGCCGGAGAGACGGCGACGCGGCTCGGCCTCCCTGCCGCCCCAGCACTCGCAGAGCCGCTGGCGATCTCGCGCGACCTGATGCTCGCCGAGGAGGCCGACGCCAGGCTCCACCTGCGCCAGGTCACCACCGCCGCCGGGTTCGATCTCGTTCGTGCCGCCAAGCGCCGTGGCGTCCGCGTGACCTGCGGAATTACGCCCGCGCACCTGCTGCTGTCGGACAATGCGATGAGCGATTTCCGCTCGTTCGCGCACCTCTCGCCGCCGCTGCGCAACGACGCGGATCGACACGCCGCGCTCGCCGCGCTCGCCGACGGCACGATCGACGTCCTGTGTTCGGGTCACGATCCGCGCGGTCCGGAGGAGAAGCGCCTGCCGTTCGCCGATGCCGGCGTGGGCGCGGCGGGCGCGACGACGCTGCTGCCGCTCGCGCTCGGCCTCGTTCGGGACGAGCGGATTTCGCCCGCTGAGCTCGCCACACTCCTATCGCGTAATCCCGCCGCCGTGCTCGGGCTCGATGCCGGCACGCTTGCGCCTGGATACGAGGCCGACCTGATGCTGGTCGATCCCGATGCGCCGTGGCAGATCGATGCGGATACGCTGCCCGGACTCGCCGGCAACACGCCGTTCGACGGGCTGCCGGTGCAGGGCCGTGTCCTGCGGCTCTTCAAGGGCGGCCGCGAACTTCTCTGA
- a CDS encoding SPOR domain-containing protein, whose translation MKTNTLVGLSLSALMLGGTMVGCANGGLASASSRSDSALARNAANNADKAAKAMAGGKAAKAIGFAEAAVAGMPQNADYRALLGAAYLKAGRFTSAHQAYADVLSLAPGNGKAALNLALAMIAEGQWDEARKTLDDHADTIPARDRGLAIALAGDPTGGVELLTAAARTPEADARTRQNLALVLALAGQWQVARSVAGVDMAPAAVDARIVEWAAFARPAGAADQVSALLGVVPVKDPGRPVALALNATVPVTAVAAVEPEAPAPEEAAPGMEMPVEVAAVAATPADMSGVSFATRREVVQPLPATAVAAARPAAAATSKAAPVQVAAVSADRASSSSARALAKGNWFVQLGAYESAGVAKDAWGRATRRYPAFAEQTPAGVTFKSFYRLSVGGFAKGDANALCRGYRATGGTCFVRTAAGDQVARWAAPAKVQMASR comes from the coding sequence ATGAAGACGAACACGCTTGTCGGGCTCAGCCTGTCCGCGCTGATGCTGGGCGGAACGATGGTCGGCTGTGCCAACGGTGGCCTTGCCTCTGCCAGTAGCCGCAGCGATAGCGCGCTTGCGAGGAACGCCGCCAACAACGCCGATAAGGCGGCAAAGGCGATGGCGGGCGGCAAGGCGGCCAAGGCGATCGGCTTCGCCGAAGCCGCGGTGGCGGGGATGCCGCAGAACGCCGATTATCGCGCGCTGCTCGGTGCGGCCTATCTCAAGGCGGGGCGTTTTACCTCGGCGCATCAAGCCTATGCCGATGTATTGTCGCTGGCGCCCGGGAACGGCAAGGCAGCGCTCAATCTCGCGCTTGCGATGATCGCCGAAGGGCAGTGGGACGAGGCGCGCAAGACACTCGACGATCATGCGGATACGATTCCGGCGCGTGACCGAGGGCTGGCGATCGCGCTGGCGGGTGATCCCACGGGCGGCGTCGAACTGCTGACCGCGGCGGCGCGCACACCCGAGGCCGATGCCAGGACGCGGCAGAACCTGGCGCTGGTGCTGGCGCTCGCCGGGCAGTGGCAGGTGGCGCGCAGCGTTGCGGGGGTCGACATGGCGCCTGCCGCCGTCGATGCGCGGATCGTCGAATGGGCCGCGTTCGCGCGGCCCGCTGGTGCGGCGGACCAGGTTTCGGCGCTGCTCGGCGTCGTGCCGGTCAAGGACCCCGGCCGGCCGGTCGCGCTGGCATTGAACGCCACCGTGCCGGTGACCGCGGTCGCCGCCGTTGAGCCGGAGGCGCCGGCACCTGAAGAGGCGGCACCAGGGATGGAAATGCCTGTCGAAGTCGCTGCCGTCGCCGCAACGCCGGCCGATATGAGCGGCGTGAGTTTCGCAACGCGCCGCGAAGTGGTGCAGCCACTGCCCGCGACGGCAGTCGCCGCCGCGCGACCCGCCGCGGCCGCAACAAGCAAGGCGGCGCCGGTCCAGGTCGCTGCGGTCAGCGCCGATCGCGCGTCTTCATCCAGCGCGCGCGCACTCGCCAAGGGCAATTGGTTCGTCCAGCTCGGCGCCTATGAATCGGCGGGCGTCGCGAAGGACGCGTGGGGCCGTGCGACTCGCCGCTACCCGGCGTTCGCCGAACAGACGCCGGCGGGTGTGACGTTCAAATCCTTCTATCGCCTGTCGGTCGGCGGCTTCGCCAAGGGTGACGCCAACGCGCTGTGCCGCGGCTATCGCGCGACGGGAGGTACGTGCTTCGTTCGCACCGCGGCGGGCGATCAGGTCGCGCGCTGGGCGGCGCCTGCCAAGGTGCAGATGGCGTCGCGCTGA
- a CDS encoding acetolactate synthase 3 large subunit, translated as MTEKSGADILVEALCDLGVEVIFGYPGGAVLPIYDALFRSKRIRHILVRHEQAATHAAEGYARSTGKPGVVLVTSGPGATNAVTGITDALLDSIPMVVITGQVPTTLIGSDAFQEADTVGITRHCTKHNYLVKDPALLGSVIHEAFHIATSGRPGPVVVDVPKDVQVATAKYSKPGPIQHKTYRPAVKADRSEIEQVVDMLAAAERPILYTGGGIINSGPGASQLLRELARITGAPVTSTLMGLGCFPASSPQFLGMLGMHGTYEANMAMNQADLIVAIGARFDDRVTGRLDAFSPNSRKVHIDVDRSSINKTVRIDLGVVADAGHAMEDMVRIWKARQHPKPDTGEWWRRIEGWRAVQCLNFPKDDEIIMPQRAVRALWEATHARDPIITTEVGQHQMWAAQHFGFEKPNKWLTSGGLGTMGYGLPAAIGAQLGNPNALVIDIAGEASIQMNIQELATATQYRLPVKVFILNNEYMGMVRQWQELTYESRYAESYSDSLPDFVKLSEAYGWKGIRIEHPDALEAGIAEMLAHDGPVMVDCMVAKLANCFPMIPSGAAHTDMILQANEVSGTMDDEAKALV; from the coding sequence GTGACTGAGAAGAGCGGAGCCGACATCTTGGTCGAGGCGCTGTGCGATCTCGGCGTGGAGGTCATCTTCGGCTATCCCGGCGGCGCGGTTCTCCCGATCTACGACGCGCTCTTCCGGTCCAAGCGCATTCGCCACATCCTGGTGCGCCACGAACAGGCGGCGACCCACGCGGCGGAGGGCTATGCGCGCTCGACCGGCAAGCCCGGCGTCGTGCTCGTCACTTCGGGCCCCGGCGCGACCAACGCCGTCACCGGCATCACCGATGCGCTGCTCGATTCGATACCGATGGTCGTCATCACCGGCCAGGTGCCGACGACGCTGATCGGCTCCGACGCGTTCCAGGAGGCCGACACCGTCGGTATCACGCGCCACTGCACCAAGCATAATTACTTGGTGAAGGATCCCGCGCTGCTCGGCAGCGTGATCCACGAGGCGTTCCATATCGCCACCTCCGGCCGCCCCGGCCCGGTCGTCGTCGACGTGCCCAAGGACGTGCAGGTCGCCACTGCCAAATACAGCAAGCCCGGCCCGATCCAGCACAAGACCTATCGCCCGGCAGTGAAGGCGGATCGCAGCGAGATCGAGCAGGTCGTCGACATGCTCGCCGCGGCGGAGCGGCCGATCCTCTACACCGGCGGCGGGATCATCAATTCAGGTCCAGGCGCGTCGCAGCTGCTGCGCGAGCTCGCCCGCATCACGGGCGCACCGGTCACCTCGACGCTGATGGGGCTTGGCTGCTTCCCGGCAAGTTCGCCACAGTTCCTAGGCATGCTCGGCATGCACGGCACCTACGAAGCCAATATGGCGATGAACCAGGCCGATCTGATCGTCGCGATCGGCGCGCGGTTCGACGATCGCGTCACCGGCCGCCTCGACGCCTTCTCGCCCAACAGCCGCAAGGTGCACATCGACGTCGATCGTTCGAGCATCAACAAGACGGTGCGGATCGATCTCGGCGTCGTCGCCGATGCCGGTCACGCGATGGAGGACATGGTCCGCATCTGGAAGGCGCGCCAGCATCCCAAGCCCGATACCGGCGAATGGTGGCGGCGGATCGAGGGGTGGCGCGCGGTCCAGTGCCTCAACTTCCCCAAGGACGACGAGATCATCATGCCGCAGCGCGCGGTCCGTGCGCTGTGGGAGGCGACCCACGCGCGTGATCCAATCATCACCACGGAGGTCGGCCAGCACCAGATGTGGGCCGCGCAGCATTTTGGGTTCGAGAAGCCTAATAAGTGGCTGACGAGCGGCGGGCTCGGCACGATGGGCTACGGTCTGCCTGCTGCGATCGGCGCGCAACTCGGCAATCCCAATGCGCTGGTGATCGACATCGCGGGCGAAGCGTCGATCCAAATGAACATCCAGGAGCTGGCGACGGCGACGCAATATCGCCTGCCGGTCAAGGTCTTCATCCTCAACAACGAATATATGGGGATGGTCCGCCAGTGGCAGGAGCTGACCTACGAGAGTCGCTACGCCGAGAGCTACTCCGATTCGCTGCCCGATTTCGTCAAGCTGTCCGAAGCCTATGGCTGGAAGGGCATCCGCATCGAGCATCCCGACGCGCTCGAGGCGGGGATCGCCGAGATGCTCGCGCATGACGGGCCGGTGATGGTCGACTGCATGGTGGCGAAGCTTGCCAATTGCTTCCCGATGATCCCGAGCGGCGCGGCGCATACCGACATGATCCTGCAGGCGAACGAGGTATCGGGCACGATGGACGACGAGGCCAAGGCGCTCGTCTGA
- a CDS encoding aspartate carbamoyltransferase catalytic subunit produces MPRSDHRPASLIPGGAVFPHRHLTGIEGLQPHEITFLLDEAEGWIAANRDRAAPDKRLAGLTQINAFFENSTRTLLSFEIAGKRLGADVVNMHAAQSSVKKGETLIDTAMTLNAMRADVIVIRHMSSGAVRLIADKVDCPVLNAGDGRHEHPTQALLDALTIRRRRGTIHNQRVVICGDLLHSRVARSNILALTALAAEVRVCAPSTLMPAAIERMGVTPFTDFDAALDGADVVMMLRLQTERMAGGYVPSSREYRLRYGLTLERLARAKPDALVMHPGPMNRGVEIDSAVADHDRSAITEQVEMGVAVRMACLDVLTRRARGVEGWA; encoded by the coding sequence ATGCCCCGATCGGATCACCGCCCCGCCTCGCTCATCCCCGGCGGCGCCGTTTTTCCGCATCGCCATCTCACCGGGATCGAGGGGCTTCAGCCGCACGAGATCACCTTCCTGCTCGACGAGGCCGAAGGCTGGATCGCCGCCAACCGCGATCGCGCCGCGCCCGACAAGCGGCTCGCCGGCCTCACCCAGATCAACGCATTCTTCGAGAATTCGACGCGCACGCTGCTGAGCTTCGAGATTGCCGGCAAGCGGCTCGGCGCCGACGTCGTCAACATGCACGCCGCGCAATCGAGCGTGAAGAAGGGCGAGACGCTGATCGACACGGCGATGACGCTCAACGCGATGCGCGCCGACGTCATCGTCATCCGCCACATGTCGTCGGGCGCGGTGCGGCTGATCGCCGACAAGGTCGACTGCCCCGTGCTTAACGCCGGCGACGGTCGCCACGAACATCCGACGCAGGCGCTGCTCGACGCGCTGACGATCCGCCGCCGCCGCGGCACGATCCACAATCAACGCGTCGTCATCTGCGGGGATCTTCTCCACAGCCGTGTCGCGCGCTCCAACATCCTCGCGCTCACCGCGCTCGCTGCCGAGGTACGCGTCTGCGCGCCATCGACGCTGATGCCCGCCGCGATCGAGCGGATGGGGGTGACGCCGTTTACCGATTTCGATGCCGCACTCGACGGGGCGGATGTCGTCATGATGCTGCGCTTGCAGACCGAGCGGATGGCCGGCGGCTACGTGCCGTCCAGCCGCGAGTACCGGCTGCGCTACGGCCTGACGCTCGAACGCCTGGCGCGTGCCAAACCCGACGCGCTCGTCATGCACCCGGGCCCGATGAACCGCGGCGTCGAGATCGATTCGGCCGTCGCCGATCACGACCGCTCGGCGATCACCGAGCAGGTCGAGATGGGCGTCGCCGTGCGTATGGCATGCCTCGACGTGCTGACTCGCCGCGCGCGGGGCGTGGAGGGTTGGGCATGA
- the miaA gene encoding tRNA (adenosine(37)-N6)-dimethylallyltransferase MiaA — protein MNKDDPLPKLALIAGPTASGKSALALALAERTDGVVINADASQVYRDLRIITARPTPADEARAEHRLYGHVDAAADWSVAAWAAEARETIAQAQAQARLPILVGGTGLYLRTLLDGIAPVPAIDPAIREAVRALPVALAHAELRLADPTAAARLAPADTTRVARALEVVRSTGRPLAEWHAERVGGIGDRVQLLPLIVLPDRAELFARIDRRLAMMFDEGAIEEVAALVARPDVPAEAPARRAIGVAQIAAMLAGTIDRTAAIADAQVATRRYAKRQYTWFRHQPPSSWPRTASTNPSELELYFNDCG, from the coding sequence GTGAACAAGGACGATCCCCTTCCGAAGCTCGCGCTCATCGCAGGGCCCACCGCGAGCGGCAAGTCGGCGCTCGCACTCGCGCTGGCCGAGCGGACCGACGGCGTCGTCATCAACGCCGACGCGAGCCAAGTGTACCGCGATCTGCGCATCATCACTGCGCGTCCGACACCGGCGGATGAGGCGCGCGCCGAGCACCGGCTCTATGGTCACGTTGATGCGGCTGCCGACTGGTCGGTGGCGGCGTGGGCGGCAGAGGCACGCGAGACGATCGCGCAGGCGCAGGCGCAGGCACGGCTGCCGATTCTGGTCGGAGGCACCGGTCTCTACCTCCGCACCCTGCTAGACGGGATCGCGCCGGTGCCGGCAATCGATCCCGCGATCCGGGAAGCGGTCCGCGCGCTGCCCGTCGCGCTGGCGCACGCCGAACTACGCCTCGCCGATCCTACGGCTGCCGCGCGTCTCGCCCCCGCCGACACCACCCGCGTCGCCCGTGCGCTTGAGGTGGTGCGCTCGACAGGCCGGCCGCTCGCCGAGTGGCATGCGGAGCGCGTCGGCGGGATCGGGGATCGCGTCCAATTGCTGCCGCTCATCGTCCTGCCGGATCGCGCCGAGCTGTTCGCGCGGATCGACCGACGCTTGGCCATGATGTTCGATGAGGGCGCCATAGAGGAGGTCGCGGCGCTGGTCGCGCGCCCGGACGTACCCGCAGAGGCGCCCGCGCGGCGCGCGATCGGCGTCGCCCAGATCGCGGCCATGCTCGCCGGCACAATCGATCGCACCGCGGCAATCGCCGATGCGCAGGTGGCGACGCGCCGATATGCCAAGCGCCAATATACGTGGTTTCGCCATCAGCCACCCTCGTCATGGCCGCGAACAGCTTCCACCAATCCAAGTGAATTGGAATTATATTTCAACGATTGCGGTTGA
- the ilvN gene encoding acetolactate synthase small subunit — protein MHIKSEKAERHTLAVIVDNEPGILARIAGLFTARGYNIESLTVSEITADKSVSRITIVTSASAPMLEQIVAQLDRLVPVHKVRDLTAEGAHVERELALVKVQGTGDHRIEALRLAEVYRARVVDATTSSFVFEVTGGIEKIDKFVELMGEVGLIEVARTGIVAIARGKDAA, from the coding sequence GTGCACATCAAATCCGAGAAAGCCGAGCGCCACACGCTCGCCGTCATCGTCGACAACGAACCTGGTATCCTCGCGCGGATCGCCGGCCTGTTCACCGCGCGCGGCTATAATATCGAAAGCCTGACGGTCAGCGAGATCACCGCCGACAAGTCGGTCAGCCGGATTACTATCGTCACGTCGGCGAGCGCGCCGATGCTCGAGCAGATCGTCGCGCAGCTCGATCGGCTGGTGCCGGTGCACAAGGTCCGCGATCTCACCGCCGAGGGCGCGCACGTCGAACGCGAGCTCGCGCTGGTCAAGGTGCAGGGCACGGGCGATCACCGGATCGAGGCGCTTCGCCTCGCCGAGGTCTATCGTGCGCGCGTCGTCGATGCGACCACTTCGTCGTTCGTGTTCGAGGTGACCGGCGGGATCGAGAAGATCGACAAGTTCGTCGAACTGATGGGTGAGGTCGGGCTGATCGAGGTCGCCCGCACCGGCATCGTCGCGATCGCGCGCGGCAAGGACGCCGCCTGA
- the ruvX gene encoding Holliday junction resolvase RuvX produces MITLAAADFRAALPNGGRLLGLDLGTKTIGTALCDAGWTFASPAALIRRRKFMQDKAELAAVIAAQHVAGIVLGLPLNLDGSESPRSQSTRAFARNIADLGPILLWDERWSTVAVERVMIEQDMSRAKRAERIDSLAAAHILQAAIDALVQG; encoded by the coding sequence ATGATCACCCTCGCCGCCGCCGACTTCCGCGCGGCGCTGCCGAACGGCGGCCGCCTCCTTGGGCTCGATCTCGGCACCAAGACGATCGGAACCGCGCTGTGCGACGCCGGCTGGACCTTCGCCAGCCCAGCCGCGCTGATCCGTCGCCGCAAATTCATGCAGGACAAGGCGGAGCTCGCCGCCGTGATCGCCGCGCAGCACGTCGCCGGCATCGTGCTCGGCCTGCCGCTCAACCTCGACGGCAGCGAGAGCCCGCGCAGCCAGTCGACGCGCGCCTTCGCCCGTAACATCGCCGATCTCGGCCCAATCCTGCTGTGGGACGAACGCTGGTCCACCGTCGCAGTCGAGCGCGTGATGATCGAACAGGACATGAGCCGGGCGAAGCGCGCCGAGCGGATCGACAGCCTCGCCGCTGCGCATATCCTGCAGGCTGCAATCGACGCACTCGTCCAGGGCTAA
- a CDS encoding SPOR domain-containing protein encodes MNKTYLICLAGLVMAAPALADVKQGVDAWSRGDYRTAVDTWRPLAAAGDADAQFNLGQAYKLGRGVPVDLPVAIEWFRKAAAQGHMQAIDNYGLALFQDGKKSEALPWLEKSAARDEKRTQLVLGTMLFNGDGMPKDWVRAYALVTRSSQQGLPQASQTLAQMDQYIPEAQRQQGLTLARKYETDARALAATMPPPPTDRAVGAAAPVPTKSVTRPTPGSGPGAGYSVPGRPASDDRATPAPAKVAAAKPVPTPRPVPATRPPATPKPASGGAWRIQLGAFRDEGNARSLWSKVGGRTGGSASYAKAGAVTRLQATGFASKAAAQAACRKSGVSCVVVAP; translated from the coding sequence ATGAACAAGACGTATCTGATCTGCCTCGCCGGTCTCGTGATGGCGGCGCCGGCGCTTGCCGACGTCAAGCAAGGCGTCGATGCGTGGAGCCGCGGCGACTATCGCACCGCCGTCGATACGTGGCGGCCGCTCGCCGCAGCGGGAGACGCCGACGCGCAGTTCAATCTGGGTCAGGCGTACAAGCTTGGCCGCGGCGTTCCCGTCGACCTGCCCGTCGCGATCGAGTGGTTCCGCAAGGCCGCGGCGCAGGGCCACATGCAGGCGATCGACAATTATGGCCTCGCGCTGTTCCAGGACGGCAAGAAGAGCGAGGCACTGCCGTGGCTCGAGAAGTCCGCCGCGCGCGACGAGAAGCGCACGCAGCTGGTGCTGGGCACGATGCTGTTCAACGGCGATGGAATGCCCAAGGATTGGGTGCGCGCCTACGCGCTCGTGACCCGTTCCTCACAGCAGGGGCTGCCGCAGGCGTCGCAGACGCTGGCGCAGATGGACCAATATATCCCGGAGGCGCAGCGCCAGCAGGGTTTGACGCTCGCGCGCAAGTACGAGACCGATGCGCGCGCGCTCGCCGCCACGATGCCGCCGCCACCCACCGATCGTGCGGTCGGCGCGGCGGCGCCCGTGCCGACGAAATCCGTGACGCGTCCGACGCCGGGTTCGGGACCGGGTGCGGGCTATTCCGTACCTGGCCGCCCCGCCTCGGACGACCGCGCTACACCTGCGCCCGCAAAAGTTGCAGCGGCAAAGCCCGTCCCCACGCCGCGCCCCGTTCCGGCGACACGCCCGCCCGCCACGCCGAAGCCGGCATCCGGCGGCGCCTGGCGCATCCAGCTCGGCGCGTTCCGCGACGAGGGCAACGCGCGCTCGCTCTGGTCGAAGGTCGGCGGGCGCACCGGCGGCAGCGCGAGCTATGCCAAGGCGGGCGCCGTCACGCGGCTTCAGGCGACGGGATTCGCCTCCAAGGCGGCAGCGCAGGCCGCATGTCGCAAGTCGGGCGTCAGCTGCGTCGTCGTCGCGCCCTGA
- a CDS encoding DUF3089 domain-containing protein encodes MARKFLYVVAFLIALVIAGALAYRIWGNDIIRWTFVPSRPFEEQAQVAERRYDRPDMWLSRPGIANDPSRWTPAGYAPRKDAGGAAVFFIHPTSYLSDDHWNAPLGDKEANDRAALFLRGQASAFNQVGEIWAPRYRQATFGSFLTDAADAQRALNLAYGDIQVAFAAFLRQIGPDRPIVLAGHSQGALHLTHLLKDKVAGTPLARRIVAAYVVGWPVSRTTDLAAMGFPECTQATQRGCILSWETFAEPADTALITDTYDRTRGFDGRPRRGTPFVCTNPLTGTANAAAPASANAGTLFPAADLATAQITAGRVPARCGDRGFLLIGDAPDVGPYVLPGNNYHVYDYSLFWANVRADVARRAAAR; translated from the coding sequence ATGGCCCGCAAGTTCCTCTACGTCGTCGCATTCCTCATCGCGCTCGTGATCGCCGGGGCGCTCGCCTATCGCATCTGGGGCAACGACATCATCCGCTGGACCTTCGTTCCCAGTCGCCCGTTCGAGGAACAGGCGCAGGTCGCCGAGCGCCGTTACGACCGCCCCGACATGTGGCTGTCGCGCCCAGGGATTGCCAACGATCCGTCGCGCTGGACGCCGGCCGGCTACGCGCCGCGCAAGGATGCCGGCGGGGCGGCGGTGTTCTTCATCCACCCCACTTCCTACCTAAGCGACGATCACTGGAACGCGCCGCTCGGCGACAAGGAGGCGAACGATCGCGCCGCGCTGTTCCTGCGCGGCCAGGCGAGCGCCTTCAACCAGGTCGGCGAGATCTGGGCGCCACGCTATCGTCAGGCGACGTTCGGCTCCTTCCTTACCGATGCCGCCGATGCGCAGCGCGCACTCAACCTTGCATACGGCGATATCCAGGTCGCGTTTGCCGCCTTCCTGCGCCAGATCGGCCCCGATCGCCCGATCGTGCTCGCCGGGCACAGCCAAGGCGCGCTGCACCTCACCCATCTGCTCAAGGACAAGGTGGCGGGCACGCCGCTCGCACGCCGCATCGTAGCCGCCTATGTCGTGGGCTGGCCGGTCAGCCGCACCACCGATCTCGCCGCGATGGGCTTTCCGGAATGCACGCAGGCGACGCAGCGCGGCTGCATCCTGTCGTGGGAGACCTTCGCCGAGCCGGCCGACACCGCGCTCATTACCGACACGTACGATCGCACGCGCGGGTTCGACGGCCGGCCCCGGCGCGGCACGCCCTTCGTCTGCACCAATCCGCTGACCGGCACCGCCAATGCCGCCGCGCCCGCCAGTGCCAATGCCGGCACGCTCTTCCCCGCCGCCGATCTCGCCACCGCGCAGATCACCGCCGGGCGCGTGCCCGCGCGCTGTGGCGATCGCGGCTTTCTTCTGATCGGCGACGCGCCCGACGTCGGCCCCTACGTACTGCCCGGCAACAACTATCACGTCTACGACTACAGCCTTTTCTGGGCCAACGTCCGCGCAGACGTGGCGCGCCGCGCCGCCGCGCGATGA
- the serB gene encoding phosphoserine phosphatase SerB, whose product MFTATLIAAGRLMPQTLSEAQDRLADAGCVPTNAGWIDEGDAADIVFASAPAAARSALESVFDCVDVVVQPLEGRAKRLLVADMDSTMITVECIDELADYAGIKPQIAAITEAAMRGEFDFAAALNARVALLAGLDAVAIERCRRERVRLMPGARALVRTMRAHGARTVLVSGGFTAFADAVGAEIGFDRVIANTLTITDGRLTGTVGKPIVDSRTKEATLRAERADLGLSDSATLAVGDGANDLAMIGVAGLGVAYRAKPVVAEAAAARIDHGDLTALLWAQGIGRRDWAAD is encoded by the coding sequence TTGTTCACTGCAACGCTGATAGCAGCCGGGCGGCTGATGCCACAGACTCTGTCGGAGGCGCAGGACCGGCTCGCTGACGCTGGCTGCGTGCCGACCAATGCCGGTTGGATCGACGAGGGCGATGCGGCCGACATCGTGTTCGCCAGCGCGCCGGCGGCGGCGCGGTCGGCGCTGGAGAGCGTCTTCGACTGCGTCGACGTGGTCGTCCAGCCGCTGGAAGGGCGGGCGAAGCGGCTGCTCGTTGCCGATATGGATTCGACGATGATCACCGTCGAGTGCATCGACGAGCTGGCCGATTATGCCGGCATCAAGCCGCAGATCGCCGCGATCACCGAGGCGGCGATGCGCGGCGAGTTCGATTTCGCCGCCGCGCTGAACGCGCGCGTTGCGCTACTCGCCGGGCTCGATGCGGTGGCGATCGAGCGGTGCCGCCGTGAGCGCGTGCGGCTGATGCCGGGCGCGCGGGCGCTGGTGCGCACGATGCGAGCGCACGGCGCCCGGACGGTGCTGGTGTCGGGCGGCTTCACCGCATTCGCCGATGCGGTGGGTGCCGAAATCGGCTTCGATCGCGTGATCGCCAACACGCTGACGATCACGGACGGTCGGCTAACTGGCACCGTCGGCAAGCCGATCGTCGATTCACGCACCAAGGAAGCGACGCTGCGCGCCGAGCGGGCGGACCTCGGGCTATCAGATTCGGCGACGCTGGCGGTGGGCGACGGCGCCAACGATCTGGCGATGATCGGCGTCGCCGGGCTGGGTGTCGCCTATCGCGCGAAGCCGGTGGTGGCCGAGGCGGCCGCGGCGCGGATCGACCATGGCGATCTCACCGCGTTGCTTTGGGCGCAAGGGATCGGCCGCCGCGACTGGGCGGCCGACTAA
- the gatC gene encoding Asp-tRNA(Asn)/Glu-tRNA(Gln) amidotransferase subunit GatC — protein MSVDTATVKKVASLARIAIDDESAERLVPELNNILGWIEQLGEVDTSGVAPMTAVIANKQRLRDDVINADALTGGGIREAVLANAPQAEHGFFTVPKVIE, from the coding sequence ATGTCCGTAGATACCGCCACCGTGAAGAAAGTCGCGAGCCTCGCCCGCATCGCGATCGACGACGAGAGCGCCGAACGCCTCGTACCCGAGCTCAATAACATCCTCGGCTGGATCGAGCAGCTGGGCGAAGTCGACACCAGCGGCGTCGCGCCGATGACGGCAGTCATCGCCAACAAGCAACGCCTGCGCGACGATGTGATCAACGCCGATGCGCTGACCGGCGGCGGCATCCGAGAGGCGGTGCTGGCGAACGCGCCGCAAGCCGAGCACGGATTCTTCACCGTGCCAAAGGTGATCGAGTGA